The genome window GTACGACGGCCAGGTAGTCGTCGACGCGGACGCACTTGCGGTCGTCCCCGACATCGAGACCGATGCGACGCTCGTCTGTACGCCCAATCGGGCCGAACTGGCGCGAATGGGCGGGCCGGACGCCGACGACCTTCGATCGGTGGCCGACGAAATCGAGTCCTTCGCGGCCGAGTTAGGTCACGTCGTACTCGCGAAAGGCGCAGCCGACGTCGTTACGGACGGCGAACGGACCCGAATCAGCCGCTCGGGAACCGTCGCGATGAAAGTCGGCGGCACAGGCGATACGCTCGCCGGCATCGTCGCTGCCTTACTCGAGTTCGCCGACCCGCTCGAGGCGGCGGCAGCCGCCGCCCACGTCAACGGCATTGCCGGCGAACGGCTGGCCGACGGTCAGGGCCACGGCTACCTCGCCACGGACGTCCTCGAGGAGATCCCCGCGGCACTGTGGGGTGGTGCCGATGAGTGAGACCCCCGACGCCGACGACGAGGCCGGGACGAACGAGCAAAACGGGGCGACCGACCTCACACACACGACCGAGGAGGGTGACGTCCAGATGGTCGACGTCGGGGACAAGCCGGATAGCGACCGCCGCGCCGTCGCAGCGGGCGAGATCCGCCTCCAGCCCTCGACGGTCGAGGCCATCCGCGACGATGGGGTCGGCAAAGGCGACGTGCTCGCCACCGCTCGCGTGGGTGCGATTCAGGCCGTCAAACACACCTGGGAAACGATCCCGATGTGTCACCAGATCCCGATTACCAATGTCGACACCGACTTTACGCTTCACGAAGACCGCATCGACCTCGAGGTTGCCGTCGAGACGACTGGGAAAACCGGCTGCGAGATGGAGGCTTTAGAGGGCGTGACGACTGGCTTAAACGTCGTCTGGGATATGGTCAAAGCCGTCGAGAAAGACGACGGGGGCCAGTATCCCGACACGGGAATCGAAAACGTTCGTGTACTGCAAAAACAGAAACGGAAACGCCAGGGGTAATCGAACGTCGGTCGCACGGAGTGGCTGCTGGATGGGGTGTAGTCGGCTACATCTTTTGGGACTCGGTCTGCCGTCGAGCGACCGTCTCGAAACTCCCGAGCCCGACGGCTAGAGGTCCATCCCGCCGTTGACGTCGATCACTTCGCCGGTGACATATGAGGAGTCTTCGCTCGCGAGGAATCGGACGACGGCCGCGATGTCTTCGACCTCGGCCAGACGCTCGAGCGGAATGCCGGCGACGATTCGGTCGAGTACCTTATCCGGAACGCTCTCGAGCATATCGGTCGCGGTGAAGCCGGGGGCAACGCAGTTGGCCGTCGACCCGCCTTTGGCGAGTTCGAGGGCGATCGTTCGGGTAAAGCCGAACATCCCACTTTTGGCGGCGGCGTAGTTGGCCTGTCCGAAGTTGCCCTGTTTGCCGACGACGCTCGAGATATTGATCAGGCGGCCCTCGTTGGCGTTCCAGATGTCGTCGTAGAACTCCTGGGTGCAGTTGAACATCCCGCCGAGATTGACGTCCATGACGCGATCCCACTCTTCTCGGGTCATCGTGGTAAACTGGGTGTCAGCGGTGATTCCAGCGTTGTTCACGAGTACGTCTGCCGGACCGAAGGCATCGTGGCAGACCTCTCGCATGTGGATAACCTCGTCGCGGTCGGCCACGTCGGCCTGTGCAGCGACGGCCTGCCCGCCGGCAGCTTCGATCGTTTCGGCGGCTTCGTGTGCCGGTCCTTCAGACGACCGGTAGTTGACGACCACGTTAGCACCCTCGGAACCGAGGTACTCCGCGATTCCCCGCCCGATGCCGCGTGCCGAGCCTGTGATGACACAGGTGCGTCCGTCCATAGACATTGTCACTGCCTATTCTACCTCCGTCGGTATATAATGACGTGTCAACTAACAGAACCTGCACCTGTCGTTATAGAAACAAGTGGAGCGGTTTGTACGCTGACTGCACCGTCCGCGATTCGCACTCGATTCCTCGCTCCGGCTCGCTCCCCTCGTGCAAACGGGTGTATCTGACGTTTGGTGGCTACTGCAGGCAGTACGGTTTCGAGATTGCCGTGAAAACCCGATGTGGGGGCGGTCAACCGCAGCGCGTTACCGGGTCTGTGCCTGCTCGATCCAGTCTTCGATTCGACTGGGGGAAATACCCGTTTCGGAAGCGAGTTCCGCGACGTTGGCCGCGGCGAGCTGGCCGAACGTTTCGACGCCAGCCTCCTGAAGGTCCTCGGCGTACGCCTGACCAACACCGGTCAGTTCGGTGAAATCGTCGGTCTCGGTCGCAGACGATACGTCGCCACTAGTAGTTCTCTCGACAGTTTCACCGCCATCAGTGAAGTCACCGGAGCTGGACGCATCACCAGCGACGTCCGCCGCTTTTGGATCGGGCGAGTCAAACTCGGCCTCGACGTCTGCAACGGACCGCGTTTCGAACCACTCACAGACGTCCGGCCAGAGTTCGGCGTGACTGCGCGAGGAGACGGACATCCCGATGTGGCCCGTTGCGAACTCCATGATCTCGGTGTCGTCGGCGGAAACGACCTCGTTGAACGGCTTGGACGCCCCCGGCGGGATGAGGTGGTCGTACTCGGCGACGATCTGGAGGACAGGCATGTCGATCTTCTCGAGATCGACGTGTTCGTCGCCCAGGTGGAGTTCGTTCTTGTACAGCTTGTTCTCCTGGTAGATGTCACGGATGAACTCCTCGTAGGCGACGCCCGCGACGTCGATGCCCTCCGAGAGCCACCGCTCCATCCGCGCGAAGTTCTCGACGAAATCCTCGTCCTCGACGTTGTCGTAGAAGCGGACGTACTTCGTCAGGTTGTTCGCGACGGGGTCCATCAGGGCGAAACCGACGTCCAAGAACTCCGCGGGGACGTTTCCGAACGTGTCCGTGACGGTCTCGGGGTCGTAGTAGTCTTCAGCGCCCCACAGCTCGAGGACGCCACCCTCACCGGCGAAACAGAGGCCGGCGGCCATCAGGGCGAGGTTCCTGACCTTCTCCGGGTACAGGGCCGCGTACATGGCCGACATCGTCCCACCCATACAGTAGCCGAGGATGTTGATCGCGTCCTGACCCGAGCGCTCGCGGACGACGTCGACGCAGTTGTCGATGTACCGGTTGACGTAGTCATCGAGTGAGAGTTTTCGGTCCAGCTTCGAAGGCTCGCCCCAGTCGATCATGTAGACGTCGAAGCCGGCCTCGAGTAGCGTCCGGATGACCGACCGGTCGGGCTGGAGGTCGAGGATGTACGGCTTGTTGATCAGCGCGTAGGTGACGAGGATGGGGACGTCGTACTGCTCTTCGGTCATCGGCTCGTAGTGGAGGAGTTCGAGTTTGTTCTCCTCGTAGACGACCTCGCTCGGTGTCTGGCCGACCTCGACGTTCTCTAAGGTCTCGGTGCGATCCGGAGCGACCTGGCTCTTCTCGGCGAGGTCGGCGGCGTTCTCCCAGGTCTGTCGCTGGAGTTCGAGTGCGGTTGCGTAGGGGTTTCTCATTGTTCGTCTTCGAGATGCTCAAGGACGCGGTCGAGTTTTGACTCGACGGCGTGCTGGCGGCGCTCGAGTTCGACGAGTCGGTCGCCGATCTCGACGACGCCTTCCTCGGTCGCGAACCCGAGCGTTCGCAGTGTCTCCTGGGAGGCCTCGTCGGCCTGTTGCTGGAGTTCGAGGACGTCGCCGACTGTCTCACCCGTCATCCGGGCGAAGGCGGTCGTCGACATCACGTCTTTAAACGCTTCGTTGGCCGTGTTGAGCCAGATGTCGCGGAATTCATCGACGTCGACGTCTTCGCCTTCGAGCGAGTCGTTCATCCGGTCAACCATCTGTTTCGAGGCGTTCATCCACGTCTCGTAGGCTCGAGCGTAGCCTTCGACTCCATCGGATATCTCGTTTTCCTCGCTCACCTCGCCGACGGTTTCGGACCAGCTCTCGACGAACTGCGCCTGCGCTTCCATGTTGTTCTCGAGTGCCTCGAGTAGCTGTTCGTTCCACTGTTCGACGAATGCGTTCCAGTTCTGCATCTGGGGCTGTTGTGAGTCTGACATTGCGTATAAATTGGGCAGCTTACGTAAAAAGGCTGAGCCTTTTTTCTACGCCGAAACGTCGATTTCCTGAGCGGCCTCTTCGACGTTCTCGGCGACAGTCGATACGTTCGCTTCGAGCTGCTCGTGGGCCTCGAGGAAGGCATCGAACGACGTGTCGACGACCTCGGAGTAGCTCGCGGTGAACTCCTCGAAGGCGGCTTCGGACTCCGTCATGGCCTCGGCCATAGCCTCGAGCGACTGTGACTGGGCTTCGGTGGCCGAATCGACGCTCTCGTCGACGAACTCGCGCAGTTCGTCGAAGTTCGCGGCGTCTTCGGGCATCGACGCCTCGAGCGCGTCGAGGTAGGCGTGGGTGGCACCTTTCGTCAGGTCCGCGTTGGACTCGACGAGCGTGCCCGAGGACTCGACGGCGCTAGTGAACGCCGAAAGCGACGTCGACTGCGCCTCGAGGGCGTCGTGGGTGAGGTTCTGGGACTGTTCGACGGCGGTGCGCTGTGCGGCGAAGAGTGCGGTGAGTGGGTTCTGGGTCATGGTTAATCTTCTCGGTTGCGTTTGACTGGGACAACGATCGTCTGGACGATATCGCCCTCTTCGATGTCGAGGGCTTCCCGTTCGGGTTCGGGAATGCTGATCCGACCGCCGCTCTGGACGCGAGCTTTGAACGTCGCGGTACCCATGTTCATCGGGCCGAACGACGAGAGGTCGTCGAACGGCGACGACGTACTCGCCTGCATCATCTGTCGCAACAGCTCCTGCTGAGATTCAGCGACTTGCTCGCCTGCCTCCTGCATCTGTTCTGTAAACATCGCAGGCGGGAACCAGGGCGATCGGTCGGAGTCGTCCGTCATCAACAGAGACGAGGGGCCCACGTATAATAAGCCTTTCCACCATTCACCATTAGATGGCAGCCAATGGTTTCAAAAGTCAACTACCGGTGTGATCGGTATTGGGTTCCTTTTAATGGACTGATGAGGATTCTGTCGATCCGCGATGCGGCGAGGAAATCGACTCGTTGTAGCCGTCGATCGGCCCGGCCGCGCAGTCGGACTGAGACAGCGGTTCAGTTCTCACTCGAGATGGCCATACTGTGATGAATTCACGCATACAGTGTCGGCCAACGATTCGAATCGCCGAGTTACGGGTCACTTGCTCGGCGTCGCTGGACGGAAGATGAGCATGCGGCGTTGAATAAATCGGCGGGTCGTTCCAGTCCCAGAAATCGGCGATTATGATCAGGATTCCGTCGTAAACTATGATTGGCCAAGCCAAAGAAGTCATAATGCTCCCCGCCCAAAGGCGCATAGATGGGATACAAAAATCCTGGGGAAGACAACCTCGCTGCCATCACCTCCGCGTGGTCGGCGATGACTCAGAGCTTCCTCCAGAGTGCGACCGCCGCGAACCGTGCCGCCGTCTCGACGATGTTTCCCGTAGCGTTCGACCAGAACTCGAACGGCACCAACGTACCGGCACCGATCGACTCCGTCGAATACTCCAGTCTCGACTGGG of Natrarchaeobaculum sulfurireducens contains these proteins:
- the moaC gene encoding cyclic pyranopterin monophosphate synthase MoaC — protein: MSETPDADDEAGTNEQNGATDLTHTTEEGDVQMVDVGDKPDSDRRAVAAGEIRLQPSTVEAIRDDGVGKGDVLATARVGAIQAVKHTWETIPMCHQIPITNVDTDFTLHEDRIDLEVAVETTGKTGCEMEALEGVTTGLNVVWDMVKAVEKDDGGQYPDTGIENVRVLQKQKRKRQG
- the fabG gene encoding 3-oxoacyl-ACP reductase FabG — translated: MSMDGRTCVITGSARGIGRGIAEYLGSEGANVVVNYRSSEGPAHEAAETIEAAGGQAVAAQADVADRDEVIHMREVCHDAFGPADVLVNNAGITADTQFTTMTREEWDRVMDVNLGGMFNCTQEFYDDIWNANEGRLINISSVVGKQGNFGQANYAAAKSGMFGFTRTIALELAKGGSTANCVAPGFTATDMLESVPDKVLDRIVAGIPLERLAEVEDIAAVVRFLASEDSSYVTGEVIDVNGGMDL
- the phaC gene encoding class III poly(R)-hydroxyalkanoic acid synthase subunit PhaC; translation: MRNPYATALELQRQTWENAADLAEKSQVAPDRTETLENVEVGQTPSEVVYEENKLELLHYEPMTEEQYDVPILVTYALINKPYILDLQPDRSVIRTLLEAGFDVYMIDWGEPSKLDRKLSLDDYVNRYIDNCVDVVRERSGQDAINILGYCMGGTMSAMYAALYPEKVRNLALMAAGLCFAGEGGVLELWGAEDYYDPETVTDTFGNVPAEFLDVGFALMDPVANNLTKYVRFYDNVEDEDFVENFARMERWLSEGIDVAGVAYEEFIRDIYQENKLYKNELHLGDEHVDLEKIDMPVLQIVAEYDHLIPPGASKPFNEVVSADDTEIMEFATGHIGMSVSSRSHAELWPDVCEWFETRSVADVEAEFDSPDPKAADVAGDASSSGDFTDGGETVERTTSGDVSSATETDDFTELTGVGQAYAEDLQEAGVETFGQLAAANVAELASETGISPSRIEDWIEQAQTR
- a CDS encoding poly(R)-hydroxyalkanoic acid synthase subunit PhaE; this encodes MSDSQQPQMQNWNAFVEQWNEQLLEALENNMEAQAQFVESWSETVGEVSEENEISDGVEGYARAYETWMNASKQMVDRMNDSLEGEDVDVDEFRDIWLNTANEAFKDVMSTTAFARMTGETVGDVLELQQQADEASQETLRTLGFATEEGVVEIGDRLVELERRQHAVESKLDRVLEHLEDEQ
- a CDS encoding AbrB/MazE/SpoVT family DNA-binding domain-containing protein; its protein translation is MTDDSDRSPWFPPAMFTEQMQEAGEQVAESQQELLRQMMQASTSSPFDDLSSFGPMNMGTATFKARVQSGGRISIPEPEREALDIEEGDIVQTIVVPVKRNRED